From Paenibacillus sp. PvR098:
CTTGGAGATACAATAAAATATTAATATTCGAAGGGAGTGTCATGACAACTGTTTGTAGCTGTCACTATGCACCTATGATATAATGAATTTAGAAACAGCTACAATACCTGTAGGAGGGGAATCCATGGCCGAAACGATCACAGCTCTTTCGGAACAGCTATTCGACACATTGCAAAAGGAATCGTTTGCTTTGTTAAGCACGGTTGATCATGAAACCGGTGCGCCGGGCATGAATGCGATTTCCTGGCTCTATGCCAAGGATCAGAAAACGATTCGTTTCGCTGTGGACCAGCGTTCCCGCATCGGGACCAACATAGGGAAGCAGCCGCAAGTGAATTTGACCTTCATCGGCGCCGGCTCGGTACATGCCATTTACGGTACAGTTCGTCTTGTTACCGAAGCGTTAGACGGAGTTCCGTTTAAGCTGGCCTGTTAT
This genomic window contains:
- a CDS encoding pyridoxamine 5'-phosphate oxidase family protein, translated to MAETITALSEQLFDTLQKESFALLSTVDHETGAPGMNAISWLYAKDQKTIRFAVDQRSRIGTNIGKQPQVNLTFIGAGSVHAIYGTVRLVTEALDGVPFKLACYDIDISAVRDAMFYGARISVAPEYEKTYDKRAAEKLDTQVFDAMKKA